One Alligator mississippiensis isolate rAllMis1 chromosome 16, rAllMis1, whole genome shotgun sequence genomic region harbors:
- the SMIM7 gene encoding small integral membrane protein 7 produces the protein MIGDLLLCGTLLMNAGAVLNFRLKKKDTQGFGEEAREPSTGDNVREFLLSLRYFRIFIALWNIFMMFCMIVLFGS, from the exons ATGATCGGGGACCTGCTGCTTTGCGG GACGCTGCTGATGAACGCGGGCGCCGTGCTCAACTTCCGGCT GAAGAAGAAGGACACTCAGGGCTTCGGGGAGGAGGCCCGGGAGCCGAGCACAG GGGACAACGTCCGGGAATTCCTGCTGAGTCTCAGATACTTCCGAATCTTCATTGCGCTCTGGAACATCTTTATGATGTTCTGCATGATTGT GTTGTTTGGCTCTTGA
- the TMEM38A gene encoding trimeric intracellular cation channel type A — MELSGLLQPGELAAAFASLPVFPLFDLGYFIVSVLYLKYEPGAVEMSRRSPFASWLCAMLYCFGSYILADLLLGDSPIDYFSNNSSVLLATAVWYLIFYCPMNLFYKCVSFLPVKLIFVAMKEVVRVRKIAVGVHHAHHHYHDGWLIMVATGWVKGSGVALMSNFEQLLRGVWKPETNEILHMSFPTKASLYGAIFFTLQQTHWLPISKANLIFFFTMFMIVCKVFMTATHSHASPFAPVEDFICPVLFGSVSGGRDDHHHDHREGSHDASPALPPQPPAKSREELNEGTRKRKAKKAE, encoded by the exons ATGGAGCTGTCGGGGCTCCTGCAGCCGGGCGAGCTGGCGGCCGCCTTCGCGAGCCTGCCCGTCTTCCCGCTCTTCGACCTGGGCTACTTCATCGTGTCCGTGCTCTACCTCAAGTACGAGCCAG GAGCTGTTGAGATGTCCCGTCGGAGCCCTTTTGCCTCCTGGCTTTGTGCTATGCTCTACTGCTTTGGAAGTTATATTCTTGCTGATCTGTTACTTGGAGATTCACCTATTGACTATTTCAGCAATAACTCCAGCGTGCTCCTAGCCACAGCAGTCTG GTATTTGATATTTTACTGCCCCATGAACCTTTTTTACAAGTGTGTGAGCTTTCTCCCTGTGAAGCTTATCTTTGTGGCAATGAAGGAGGTGGTCAGAGTTCGTAAAATTGCTGTTGGAGTCCACCATGCTCATCACCATTACCATGATGGTTGGCTCATTATGGTAGCTACTGGATGGGTCAAAG GTTCTGGCGTTGCCTTGATGTCTAACTTTGAGCAGCTGCTGCGTGGAGTCTGGAAGCCAGAAACAAATGAAATTCTGCATATGTCCTT CCCAACGAAAGCTAGTCTGTATGGAGCAATCTTCTTCACCCTGCAACAAACTCACTGGCTCCCCATCTCTAAGgccaacctcatcttcttcttCACCATGTTTATGATTGTTTGCAAA GTGTTCATGACAGCAACTCATTCTCACGCTTCGCCATTTGCTCCCGTCGAAGACTTCATCTGTCCAGTTCTCTTTGGCTCTGTTTCCGGTGGGCGTGACGATCACCATCACGACCATCGTGAGGGTTCCCACGATGCTTCACCtgcactccctcctcagcctcctgcaAAATCTAGGGAGGAGCTCAATGAAGGCACGAGGAAACGGAAAGCAAAAAAGGCTGAATAA